Genomic window (Psilocybe cubensis strain MGC-MH-2018 chromosome 1, whole genome shotgun sequence):
ATCAGGCAGTGTTTCAGTTTTTCCGATTCAGATATAGCCTGAGTACGTGCTACAACACCTTTGAGTCGGTTGAtttcaatttgtttgatatgtTCGGGCGTTGCCTGAAGGAAAGTCGAATCGAATgttcgaggaggaggagtggaTGGTCTTTGATCATTAGAGGACATTTTTCAATTCTATAAGAAGAACGGAAGTTTGCTAGGCGAGAACGATGTAGAAAGGAAAGGAGAGAACTCACTATGAGTCGCGTGCAAGCCTAAGATGATTAATTAGTGACTCAAGTCTCGCGTCGCAGTCACGGGGTCTCCCTCTCAACTCGCGTTGGCTCCACGAAGGCGACAACACTCAGTTGGAAAACAAGGCATACGAGGCCATAATATTCAACTTCCATATTCAAATCGCTTCAAATCCCAGATGTTAAATGTACACTATTAAATAAAAGATACAATGATATAGCAATTACAATTCACAACCAAGAACAGCTCATACACGTCAAGATTCCACTACCGCTGGTGTAGAGACAACAGAGTCTACCGCCATTTTATCATCTACCGATACCTCTCCATCCTCAGACTTTTCTGCGGTAGATTCAGGGGCAGCTTCAGAGGCTTGGTTGGTATCCGCGGCCGCGGTAGTAGTGACTGGTGCTTCCGTCCCCGAACCTCCAGCGTTACTCTCCGCTGAAGGAGTATCAACATCCATGCTTGATTCCGCTGCGGCAGAAGCCAATAGGCGGACTGCGGTTGTATGACCGCTGGGTCCAGCACCGTGAGTATTCATGGTACCAGAGTTCAATATACCTCCACCGAGACCGAATTTGTGGTTACCATTGGGTTCTTCGCTTTCCCGTTTGCGGTATCTTGCGTGGTTTCGGCGGCcaccttcaccttcgtcatcgGAGTCAGAAAGTTCACCGTCTGCTTGGCGCCTTGCATCTAGCAAACGCATAGGTCGACGATCATTTGGGTCCATGagatcttcatcctcgttgGGATCGTCAAGGGCACTATCGATAGGCATTGACGGAATGTCTGTTCAGGACGATCTTCCATAAGCAAAATTATGACAGGACTCGTGAGGAGCAGAGTTTTACAGACCTGACATTTGAACACTTGGAGGACCACCAGCATGTCGAAGATTTTCCAAAACAATTCGTTTTACCCGATCAAGGTAAGCTGGACTATTCAGGTCATCGGCATTTGATGATTTAACATCAAGTTCATAGTCAGGCCCAAAGTATTCATAATACTCATTTACGGGAATTTCTAGGGAAGTAAATCAGCGACAGAGACCAAACAGTGCAATAAAGCATTACCCGGCCCAAGTTCTACACCAGCCGCTAATCCAGTCTCAAATGCCCATGCTCTACTGACATTGCGCATGGTATAGCCTCCGCCGccgagaagaaggagaggcTTGTTGAAAGATTTTACAAATTTGACACAATTAGCATGACCTGGGGTATTTCCGTTAACTTTATTTACAAGACCCGTGAAATATAGACGTACCTCGCATTGACAAATTTAAGCATCCCAGTTTGTCTCCTGACAAGGAGTCTGTTCCGCACTGCAAAACAATAGCTGATGGATCATAAGATTCCATAACTTGTCGGATTACCTGCAAGGATAGTTAGATAGCAGAAAACACGGATAACGGAAAAACTTACGGGTTCAAATACGGATTTGTAATTTTCATCAGAGATTCCATCCCGCAAAGGAAAATTGAGGGCATAATATTTTCCTTTCATCACCCCAACGTCCTGTAAAGTGAAAGTTAGCATGAATAATGTGGATCGCGCGACTTTACATACCCGAAGTTCTCCTGTACCGGGAAAGTATTCCCCATATTTGTGGAAGCTCACAGTCATAACCCTGTCAGTAGTATAAAACGCTTCTTCCACGCCATCCCCATGATGCACGTCGATGTCAATGTATAGAACACGGTTATGGTACCTAGCAGCAGTGTTGGTTTCGCGCTAAAGTACGACATGATGCACGGGACGTACCGTAGTAGTTCAAGGATACCTAACACAATGTCTATCAAACAAGTCAGATGAAATGCGAAACTCAGAAAATCCGTAAACTCGCAGACCATTTACATAGCAAAATCCACTCGCTTCACTTTTCTTTGCGTGGTGAAGGCCACCTGCCCAGTTCACCGCGATGTCACACTTATCACGGCTAAGTCTAGCAGCCCCCTCTATTTTAATAATGTAAGCAAGTGCATTAAATGCTAAATAGGATGAAATACCCATCGACCCTCCGGCAGATATAGAGCAATATTCGAAGAGTCCGTCGAAGACCGGACAATCATCACCAACGTTATCTTATACAGAGCTTGATATTGAGTGTTAATATTGAAACTATCGGGGACTCACATTTATGTTGCTCCTTTACAAAAGAATTCATATTACTTGGAGTGATACGACTAAGAAATTCAACATATTCGTCCGAGTGAAATTGGGTCATTTCACGTTTTGTAGCAGGTTTCGCCCGCTAGAATGCAATAAACATAGATCATGCTATGGATTAGAtaaaacataaacatatatAGGGAAACTTACGAAGATTTCCATTTTCTTGTACAAGCCGTAGTTCATGACGAGGGAGTGACACATGCGTATGCGAGTGGGCTTCATGCTGCAGGTTAACGAAAAAGACACTTGAGCTAACTATACAATCGCGTAATTCAAAGCAGGAGTTACGGATGCCCTGGCCCATAATGAAAGCCACCAATATCCGAATCGAAAAAGTAACACTACACAGGCGTCAATCAGCCGTACAAATATGCCTCATGAAGGCTATAGTAAAATACAAGACGTACGACGCGTTTCTTTTGAGTTTCCCCATCAAGCGGAATCATTTTTTCTGACATCTTGAGTAATGGAGAATGCGATTATTGCATTACTTTTGTGTGGAAGGAATAAGAGCGTCGAAATACAAAGAGCGTTTATGACCAAATAGTACCGTCCAGACGCGGCACACCACCGAGATCAACCTTCGCACGGTTTTTATTTGCCAACACCGTCCGATGCAAATAATGTCAATAAATACGTCACCGCGATGTGAACAAGTTTTGCCAATGAAACGGCTACTCCGGTGCATTGTGTATCCAGTGTAAGTTGACATGGATTATAAGAACATTCTCAGCGTACAACATCTACTATATACTACTATGCGGACCTACAAGTCAAACAGAAAGTAACGTAAAATGTGgtagaagaaaaaaggcAACCATTAACTTTACAATTTATTTTTGCCCAAAGGCGCCTCGCGATCTATCGATTCATTAGTTTTGTTGCATCGTTTAAATAATTTTGGATCACCTTGGTATACCAGGGTTGACGGTGCAAAACCGAAGTCTTCAGCAAGTTGTATTCCCTGCCCAAAGATAAGTCACAGGTGTGTCTCTGAGAATATCGCAGTGAACGAACCAATTCTCCTGCAATGACGCGGACCTGTGTGCGGTGCTTGAGTGCATCGTAATTGATGTTTCTAAAATGATTTACCATAGACCAGTGATGCACACAATGTAGACTCGCAAACCAAAGCTTATGCCTGTTTCAATATACACCTTTTGTAGGATTAATGAAGGTCTCACCTCCCTGCCGATTGTGGTTTTGAATGAATGCATGTACGGTGTGATAGCATGCAGTGATATTTCTTCGTCGAAGTTTACGGCTGGGACAACTTCTTCCAACTGCTTTACAGCATCGAGTAATGCGGATCGCGCCCCGTCAATACTATTCTCCATTGGCGTGTTTCGAATTCGTGTATCGTAGGATAGCACCCGAGGTGAGGGGCTTTGCATGCACTCTATCAAGAGTACAAAGTGATCGCGGGCATGCCTAAGGTGTTTACCTTCAATACCGCTCGATTCAGTGAATGAAATATATTTGGGACAGAAACTTATTCATACCGATTGTCGAGCCCGGAAGATGTTTCGAGTTTACAGTCAGTTGTTCATCCGACGTCAGATGATTGTCGACGAGATCCACCGCCTGCAGAAGAACAGTCTTTGCTACCGCAATTTGTTGTTTAACAATGTCGCAAACCGCGTGTTCGGATATTTGTGAAGTCGAAgtcatggtggtggtggtggtattcTCAGTAGTAGATTGAGCCATCGTCAAATAAAGGGGAAGGAACCAAGTGGCAAATGATCGGGCAGAGCCACGTCAATTATATATACGTCAATGTGTATTGTAAATACAAGTAAAATAAAATACCACGATCAAGACGAGGTAAAGACCCTTTGCCTCGCGCACCCCTCGAGACTGATCCTATGACACTCCTGTAACAGTTGCCCCATGCTGCTAATAAGCGAAGGTAGTTTGAGAGTACACGAGGAGGAATAAATCGGAAAATTCGGAAATATTTCTCTGCCTAATTTCGAGCAACCTAAGAAGAGATAAGTCACCCGAACTCAAGGCGAGAATGGTAGTCGATCTGCCAAAGTAATGCCCACCCTGCCCGAAGGAAGGACGGGTGAGAGACAGGAAGAAGCCCGAACATCATCGACCGTCGTCGTCACTTTGGATAGAGAGCAAGTTCCAGGGTCAGCAATcattttttatatcattGCTGACAAAGCATATGCCTTTTGTGGACATAGCGTTCGGGGTCCGGTATCGGTGGTGTCCAGGTCATCAGCCTGTCGCGGTGCAACTGCATTCTCCCAAGTTTACATCCTTCCTATTACCTACTTTTCTCCATGTTGACGTCGTTGAGGAAAGCGGCCTCATTGGCGCGTGTATGTACTAGTTACAATCAAGATTTTCTTTTCTAACCTGTTCAGCAGACTGCATCTGCAGGTCAGAAGCGATTCCTGTCAATACATGAATACCAATCCATGAAGCTTCTTAACGACGTCAGTTTTTTTCTTAACCTCGAGTTATGTGTATCTTAAAGTGGAAACTAGTACGGAATTGCGACACCGAAAAGTGTTGCCGCAAAGACACCTCAGGAGGCTTATGACGTCGCAAAGAATTTTGGTAGTGTTGTTGAGTTGTGGCTAAAAAGGTATCTAACAAATTTTGCGTAGGCTCTAACAACCTCGTAATCAAGGCTCAAGTGTTAGCTGGTGGTAGAGGAAAGGGCAAATTTAACAATGGCTTCCAGG
Coding sequences:
- a CDS encoding Histone deacetylase 2, translating into MSEKMIPLDGETQKKRVCYFFDSDIGGFHYGPGHPMKPTRIRMCHSLVMNYGLYKKMEIFRAKPATKREMTQFHSDEYVEFLSRITPSNMNSFVKEQHKYNVGDDCPVFDGLFEYCSISAGGSMEGAARLSRDKCDIAVNWAGGLHHAKKSEASGFCYVNDIVLGILELLRYHNRVLYIDIDVHHGDGVEEAFYTTDRVMTVSFHKYGEYFPGTGELRDVGVMKGKYYALNFPLRDGISDENYKSVFEPVIRQVMESYDPSAIVLQCGTDSLSGDKLGCLNLSMRGHANCVKFVKSFNKPLLLLGGGGYTMRNVSRAWAFETGLAAGVELGPEIPVNEYYEYFGPDYELDVKSSNADDLNSPAYLDRVKRIVLENLRHAGGPPSVQMSDIPSMPIDSALDDPNEDEDLMDPNDRRPMRLLDARRQADGELSDSDDEGEGGRRNHARYRKRESEEPNGNHKFGLGGGILNSGTMNTHGAGPSGHTTAVRLLASAAAESSMDVDTPSAESNAGGSGTEAPVTTTAAADTNQASEAAPESTAEKSEDGEVSVDDKMAVDSVVSTPAVVES
- a CDS encoding FK506-binding protein 5, which translates into the protein MAQSTTENTTTTTMTSTSQISEHAVCDIVKQQIAVAKTVLLQAVDLVDNHLTSDEQLTVNSKHLPGSTIGKHLRHARDHFVLLIECMQSPSPRVLSYDTRIRNTPMENSIDGARSALLDAVKQLEEVVPAVNFDEEISLHAITPYMHSFKTTIGRELWFASLHCVHHWSMVRVIAGELGIQLAEDFGFAPSTLVYQDREAPLGKNKL